Sequence from the Verrucomicrobiota bacterium genome:
CTAATTCCGTTGGCGGTTTAATACCTGCCGACGCACCAAATCCAACGGGCTAACCTTCGCGCAGTCGCGTGTCTGGAATCAGGCACAGAGAAAAGTGAAGGTGCCCGTTGATTCATTTTCCGGGAGGACAATGGCGGAAGGGGGGGGATTCGAACCCCCGGTAGGATTGCTCCTACGCCTGATTTCGAGTCAGGTGCCTTAAACCACTCAGCCACCCTTCCAACATGTGGATTGCATTGGCCTTACGCTGTTTTTTCGGTCGGCCGATTCGCGTTTTATACTTTTGCATGAAAGCGAGCAAAACAGAGCAAGACTCGCAGCAGTGGCAAAAAACGCCGGTTGCAAACCTCGTTCGCAACGCGGATTCCGGCGGTTACTATGCCAGAGTTCGAGTTGCGGGCAAGTTGATTTGAAAATCCCTCAACGCGAGACGACGGACAGAATGAGCGTTGCGCAGCTTCGTCTGGGTGATTTTCTGAAACGGGAACGGCATCGCGCTGAAGCGGTTCAGGCGACGGCTCCGGGCAAGATGACTTTCGAGCAAGCCCTGAAGACGTACGAGCAACGCATCCAAACCATGAAATCGATCCTCACTCTAGGCACGTTGATTGCCAGCCTCTCGCTCGCCGGAGCCCAGGGAAAGCTCCCGCAACGCTCAATGTCATGATTCCGTCCGTGCAAACTCGCGAGATTCCGGACGGCGTGATCGCGCGCCTCGTCACCAATGCGCGTGGCCAGGGTCACGGCGTGGTGGAGACGCTGGTTCGCGCGTTCACAAGCGACCCGGTCGCGGTCCACTTGTTCCCGGACCCGGCAGTCCGCGTGAGAGGCATGGCTCATGTTTTCATGCTGGCGCTGCGGTCCGCGTGGAAGTCTGGTTGTGTCGATGTCATTCAGCCAAACGACGCTGCCGCCATCTGGTTGAGGCCGGGGCACGACAAGGCGCGCTGCGTGCAGTTGATTGGCAACGGCGCCCTGGCTGCTCCGTTTCTCGTCGGCTGGGGAGCCACGCGGCGAATGCTGCGCTACGAAAAGTTCGTCGAACAGCGCCGTGCGCGTCTCATGGGCAGGCAGCCGTATTGGTATCTGTTCGCCATCGGCGTACTCCCGAATCGCTGTGGCGCCGGGCTTGGTTCCGCGCTGCTCGAAGCCGGTAGACGACGTGCCAGCGAAGACCGCTTCCCCTGCTACCTGGAAACGTCCAACGAACACAACCTTGCCTTCTATCAAAAAAGAGGATTCAGCATCATCGACC
This genomic interval carries:
- a CDS encoding GNAT family N-acetyltransferase, which codes for MIPSVQTREIPDGVIARLVTNARGQGHGVVETLVRAFTSDPVAVHLFPDPAVRVRGMAHVFMLALRSAWKSGCVDVIQPNDAAAIWLRPGHDKARCVQLIGNGALAAPFLVGWGATRRMLRYEKFVEQRRARLMGRQPYWYLFAIGVLPNRCGAGLGSALLEAGRRRASEDRFPCYLETSNEHNLAFYQKRGFSIIDRQTLPDTQLTVWSLMLDHSAVRETKRPCRVASNP